The Alnus glutinosa chromosome 7, dhAlnGlut1.1, whole genome shotgun sequence genome includes a region encoding these proteins:
- the LOC133872661 gene encoding cytochrome P450 98A2, producing the protein MPFSLSSPPMSLPLIPISLIVLLLAYKLYQWLRFKLPPGPRPWPIVGNLYDIKPVRFRCFAEWAQAYGPIISVWFGSTLNVIVSNSELAKEVLKEHDMQLADRHRSRSAAKFSRDGKDLIWADYGPHYVKVRKVCTLELFSPKRLEALRPIREDEVTAMVESIFKDCTNPENNGKSLLVKKYLGAVAFNNITRLAFGKRFVNSEGVMDEQGLEFKAIVANGLKLGASLAMAEHIPWLRWMFPLEEEAFAKHGARRDRLTRLIMEEHTQAREKSGGAKQHFVDALLTLKDEYDLSEDTIIGLLWDMITAGMDTTAISVEWAMAELIKNPRVQQKAQEELDRVIGLEHVITEADFTNLPYLQCVAKESLRLHPPTPLMLPHRANANVKIGGYDIPKGSNVHVNVWAVARDPTVWKNSMQFRPERFLEVDVDMKGHDFRLLPFGAGRRVCPGAQLGINLVTSMIGHLLHHFVWTPPEGVKPEEIDMSENPGLVTYMRTPLQAVANPRLPSHLYKRVAVDM; encoded by the exons ATGCCTTTCTCTCTATCTTCTCCTCCAATGTCTCTCCCTTTAATACCCATCTCACTTATCGTACTCCTCCTTGCATACAAGCTCTACCAGTGGCTGAGATTCAAGCTCCCACCGGGGCCTCGCCCGTGGCCAATCGTCGGCAATCTGTACGATATAAAGCCGGTGAGGTTCCGGTGCTTTGCCGAGTGGGCACAGGCGTACGGTCCCATCATATCGGTGTGGTTCGGGTCCACGTTGAACGTGATCGTGTCGAACTCGGAGTTGGCTAAGGAAGTACTCAAGGAACATGACATGCAACTGGCTGACAGGCATAGAAGTAGGTCGGCTGCTAAGTTTAGCAGGGATGGGAAGGACCTTATATGGGCGGATTATGGACCTCACTATGTTAAGGTCAGGAAGGTTTGTACCCTTGAGCTTTTCTCCCCAAAACGGCTCGAGGCTCTTAGACCCATCAGGGAAGATGAGGTTACAGCCATGGTTGAATCCATTTTCAAGGACTGCACCAATCCTG AAAATAATGGCAAAAGTTTGTTGGTGAAGAAATATTTGGGAGCAGTGGCATTCAACAACATTACAAGACTGGCATTTGGGAAGCGATTTGTGAACTCAGAGGGCGTAATGGACGAGCAAGGGTTAGAATTCAAGGCAATCGTGGCCAATGGGCTGAAGCTCGGCGCATCCCTTGCCATGGCGGAGCACATTCCATGGCTTCGTTGGATGTTTCCGCTAGAAGAAGAGGCATTTGCCAAGCATGGGGCAAGGAGGGACCGACTTACTAGACTTATCATGGAAGAGCACACCCAGGCACGTGAGAAGAGCGGTGGTGCCAAGCAGCATTTTGTTGATGCCTTGCTTACTTTGAAGGACGAATATGACCTTAGCGAGGACACCATCATTGGACTCCTTTGG GACATGATCACCGCGGGAATGGACACCACCGCAATCTCGGTAGAATGGGCTATGGCCGAGCTGATCAAGAACCCAAGGGTGCAACAAAAGGCTCAAGAGGAGCTAGATCGTGTTATCGGATTGGAACACGTGATAACAGAAGCCGATTTTACTAATCTCCCATACCTACAATGTGTGGCCAAAGAGTCGCTACGGTTGCACCCTCCAACCCCATTGATGCTCCCCCATCGAGCCAACGCCAATGTCAAGATTGGTGGCTATGACATCCCTAAGGGTTCAAATGTTCACGTTAATGTTTGGGCTGTGGCACGCGATCCAACGGTGTGGAAGAACTCGATGCAGTTCCGCCCTGAGCGGTTCCTTGAGGTGGATGTTGACATGAAGGGCCATGACTTCCGGCTACTTCCATTTGGTGCGGGGCGGCGGGTGTGCCCTGGTGCACAACTTGGTATCAATTTGGTCACGTCCATGATTGGTCACCTATTGCACCATTTTGTTTGGACACCACCTGAAGGGGTCAAACCAGAGGAGATTGACATGTCAGAAAATCCTGGATTGGTTACTTACATGCGGACCCCGTTACAAGCGGTGGCCAATCCGAGGTTGCCATCGCACTTGTACAAACGTGTGGCAGTGGAcatgtaa